One genomic segment of Esox lucius isolate fEsoLuc1 chromosome 15, fEsoLuc1.pri, whole genome shotgun sequence includes these proteins:
- the znf106a gene encoding zinc finger protein 106 isoform X1 — protein MGRERKCILCQIVYSSKQDMDEHMRSMLHHRELENLKGRDCGHECQVCRVTMVSLTDYANHISSPVHKQRVETAEQEAAGNDQEEEYFDKELVTRIEARRELIRKEEEAAAKRAREQEEWRRKEEEVRTKQEKQLQQWNTARQYFCRSGASLDWRYPKNSAPMPAWQTQGDWDRGSNAYAGPGPWQNQDIRSNWHNSKQGRSATWHASEPPNVSKWTSGERVSPHSRDDWTNYNNKKSGREAFPPQVQQRGERGPWQNSKGGGSTAGQNNGSRRVYGQSGLLCDPAVMEGQRSIEYPDLIDFTRDQPVPDSFFIQHTSGAPFTPQDESTKDGKQNPNGATLGGAGTEHDRPNGLGPKAFSGNPKIDKVHRWSPYPSLSHKDTNTSERIYKGPPPLPILQTPRNLPAQDCNVDLRPKCDIALDPYASKSSGPKPVPSRAGQQHRAGQQMRPPDPSVEGKDLGSSSRSLSMSKGNNGRRDSQTSIFACGSNSTCQKAAKLEGLETGPSNLDATTAKTHLNLTTASKTQVSRASSPKTQASRASSPSPSTTPRSQLSRTSSQDSDQSMSSRRSSQDLARKFGSKSSTPRPEQDKQLTEMLRRAKETLLDKRTSVDLSAKHRRETKEKEGAKKEKESKSQEMKMKKTVPDSQEMEMDTVSNSQEMQKTREIVLHIDEEQQKQQVEGSEGAKFGAKERPKRDQLSRRVRVTRSTRAETTEERTNRFTKANPAEGRTTRSTRVDPAEERISRSTRVDPAEDRTTRSTRVDPAEDRTTRSTRVDPAEERTSSSTRVDPTEERTSRSTTVDPAEDRISRSTRVDPAEERTSRSTRVDPAEERTSRSTRVDPAEERTSRSTRVDPAEERTSRSTKVDPAEERTSRSTRVNPAEERTSRSTRVDPTGKITSRSTRVDPAEERTSRAVADQMQTLVESGTSPSDNPMSLQSVQVSTSTMESPGGATLSLSARDELEEEKRERERGPVAGGGEEAMQISDGRQGSDSDRCRSSDPNTDLHTSSDPSPGSALATTLSKVSLPPVLKKDLTKHVGSKTKIGSHEPNLNIARRIRNVSGTRRGEVEKESGLKPTLRQLISSSGSRRCVNWDQVYQEVHRKKQEQGKGLPRFGIEMVSFYQEGLSQEEENIPLTEGFQWETLFDFRDSEPAVAPVTPRKRSLSESSVAPDRLANLSYLFGGLTRGQDQTVSEEKSTVDGPGRMRRRSSEEQGSTSLRDVQQPKAEGTPCESRAQRKAKGPLAEEPLRSLVQQKADSMMGDSSSGNEHNDTLGAGKKRRAAGDVTCPDVPSSERKNKRMRVKSKKERLQVDQLLAVSLREEELCRSLQGIDNGLIQARAALQAAYVEVQRLLVVKQQVSMEMSTLRSRRIELLQGMRGDFEMPAPDQPRVKSCEEEMPLEDRPLTDAGAQCPDQPSQRPVPLYLPPCSTPPSLSPGHHTQPQTVSSGVVIKQEPLSPGKVGTETEAQSAESPVHHGPHSTTLEPTPMAPPTDCAQSGQADFGRLAHQSASMEPSEENSLAVGGSAESGSPDGVHSVERGVQVTRGDIWDSKPPLALPFNPPSRRSSRTGPPDPVAPPVLPPPLLPQAEVKTVKRVRKLKKKRALRKAQGTDQQPDNSDTELEAEAASSRPARHHRTRRRAAGSSPPQVTTSCSNPNPPGAAEDRREVGVDAPRPPGSPATRPEATGDSDSPLEMVELPQAPPLEVVNIDTSDPEDDNMEVCSLASPPPRPTVPAPDTPVSYSPKNKPQNLACNEVTSTSGMDVSSVTKTCDSDVHLPLSSAKQAKTSSAVSPDVSSEPGEEELLSEGAFKGHQEAVNAMQVHMGLLYTCSGDRTVRAFNLVTRKCVAVFEGHSTKVNCLLVSSGPGLQHRLYSGSSDQTIRCYSLRTKECVDQFSLPDRVLCIHNRWKVLYAGLANGSVVTFSLKTNKQLDVFECHGPRAVSCLATAQEGARKILLVGSYDSTISVRDAKSGLLLRTLEGHSKTVLCMKVVNDLVFSGSSDQLVHAHNIHTGELVRVYKGHSHAVTVVAILGKVMVTACLDKLVRVYELQTHDRLQVYGGHSDMVMCMAIHKSMIYTGCYDGSVQAVKLNLMQNHRCWWHGCSLIFGLLEHLQQHLLQDHASPNTQTFKCRWKNCNELFATRNGSKQGAPKHMLQHTEEECLAELTN, from the exons ATGGGGAGAGAAAGGAAATGCATCCTTTGCCAGATCGTGTACAGCTCCAAGCAG GATATGGATGAGCACATGAGGAGCATGCTGCATCACCGTGAGCTGGAGAACCTGAAGGGCCG GGACTGCGGGCACGAGTGCCAAGTATGCCGGGTCACCATGGTGAGCCTTACCGACTACGCCAACCACATCTCCAGCCCGGTGCACAAGCAGCGCGTGGAGACGGCGGAACAGGAGGCTGCCGGCAATGACCAGGAGGAAGAGTACTTCGACAAGGAGCTGGTGACACGTATTGAGGCCCGAAGGGAACTGATCAG gaaagaggaggaggctgCAGCAAAGCGGGCCAGGGAGCAAGAGGagtggagaaggaaagaggaggaagtGCGTACGAAGCAGGAGAAACAGCTTCAGCAGTGGAACACGGCACGGCAGTACTTTTGCCGGAGTGGGGCGTCACTGGACTGGAGGTACCCCAAAAACTCTGCTCCCATGCCCGCCTGGCAGACACAGGGAGACTGGGACAGGGGGTCCAATGCGTACGCAGGCCCGGGCCCCTGGCAGAACCAGGACATCAGGTCTAACTGGCACAATAGCAAGCAGGGCCGCAGTGCCACCTGGCACGCATCGGAACCACCAAATGTCTCCAAGTGGACCTCCGGAGAGAGGGTTAGTCCACACAGCAGAGATGACTggaccaactacaacaacaaaaaatcagGGCGGGAGGCTTTTCCCCCCCAGGTccagcagagaggagagagggggcccTGGCAGAACAGCAAAGGAGGAGGGAGCACCGCCGGTCAAAATAACGGCAGCAGGAGGGTTTATGGCCAGTCTGGTCTTCTCTGTGACCCAGCCGTGATGGAGGGCCAGCGCAGCATCGAGTACCCTGACCTGATTGACTTCACCAGAGACCAGCCAGTTCCAGACAGCTTCTTTATCCAGCACACCTCGGGCGCTCCCTTCACACCACAAGATGAAAGCACGAAGGATGGGAAACAGAACCCGAACGGGGCTACGCTGGGTGGCGCGGGAACAGAACACGACCGTCCCAATGGGCTCGGGCCCAAGGCGTTTAGTGGTAACCCCAAAATTGACAAGGTACACCGCTGGTCACCCTACCCCTCCTTGTCTCACAAGGACACAAACACCTCAGAACGGATCTACAAGggcccccctcctctcccaatTCTCCAGACCCCCCGGAACCTCCCTGCCCAGGACTGCAATGTGGACCTGAGGCCCAAATGCGACATAGCGCTGGACCCCTATGCCTCTAAGTCCTCCGGTCCGAAGCCTGTCCCGTCTCGTGCTGGCCAGCAGCATCGAGCTGGGCAGCAGATGAGACCTCCTGACCCCAGTGTTGAAGGCAAGGACCTTGGGAGTAGTAGCAGAAGCCTGAGCATGTCAAAGGGCAACAATGGGAGGAGAGACAGCCAAACCTCCATCTTTGCCTGCGGGTCCAACTCCACCTGTCAGAAGGCAGCTAAGCTGGAGGGCCTTGAGACGGGCCCATCTAACCTTGATGCTACCACCGCCAAGACCCACCTCAACCTAACCACAGCCTCCAAGACCCAAGTCAGCCGAGCCTCTAGCCCCAAGACCCAAGCCAGCCGAGCCTCCAGCCCCAGCCCTTCCACCACGCCCAGGAGCCAGTTGAGCCGTACATCTAGTCAGGACTCTGACCAGTCCATGTCATCTAGACGCAGCAGCCAAGATCTGGCTAGGAAGTTTGGATCAAAGTCCTCTACCCCCCGACCGGAGCAGGACAAGCAGCTGACTGAGATGTTAAGGAGAGCCAAGGAGACGCTGTTGGACAAGAGAACATCAGTGGATCTGTCCGCTAAGCATAGAAGAGAGACGAAGGAAAAGGAGGGggcaaagaaagagaaggaatcCAAAAGCCaagagatgaagatgaagaagacAGTGCCTGACAGccaggagatggagatggacaCAGTGTCCAACAGCCAGGAGATGCAAAAGACAAGAGAGATAGTTTTGCACATTGATGAGGAACAGCAGAAGCAGCAGGTAGAAGGTTCTGAGGGTGCAAAGTTTGGAGCCAAAGAGAGACCAAAGAGAGACCAGCTATCCAGAAGGGTGAGAGTTACCAGATCCACTAGAGCTGAAACAACAGAGGAAAGAACTAACAGATTCACTAAAGCTAACCCAGCAGAGGGTAGAACTACCAGATCAACTAGGGTTGACCCAGCTGAGGAAAGAATAAGCCGATCAACTAGAGTTGACCCAGCTGAGGATAGAACTACCAGATCAACTAGAGTTGACCCAGCTGAGGATAGAACTACCAGATCAACTAGAGTTGACCCAGCTGAGGAAAGAACAAGCAGTTCAACTAGAGTTGACCCAACTGAGGAAAGAACAAGCAGATCAACTACAGTTGACCCAGCTGAGGATAGAATAAGCCGATCAACTAGAGTTGACCCAGCTGAGGAAAGAACAAGCAGATCAACTAGAGTTGACCCAGCTGAGGAAAGAACAAGCAGATCAACTAGAGTTGACCCAGCAGAGGAAAGAACAAGCAGATCAACTAGAGTTGACCCAGCTGAGGAAAGAACAAGCAGATCAACTAAAGTTGACCCAGCTGAGGAAAGAACAAGCAGATCAACTAGAGTTAACCCAGCTGAGGAAAGAACAAGCAGATCAACTAGAGTTGACCCAACAGGGAAAATAACTAGCAGATCAACTCGAGTTGACCCAGCTGAAGAAAGAACTAGCAGAGCTGTTGCTGACCAAATGCAAACCTTGGTGGAGTCAGGGACATCTCCATCAGACAACCCCATGTCACTGCAGTCCGTTCAGGTTAGCACTTCAACAATGGAGTCCCCAGGAGGTGCCacactctccctgtctgccagagatgagctggaggaggagaagagggaaagagagagaggcccaGTGGCTGGAGGTGGTGAGGAGGCCATGCAAATATCAGATGGAAGGCAAGGGTCAGACAGTGACCGCTGCAGATCCAGTGACCccaacactgacctccacacatCCTCTGACCCCTCCCCTGGCTCTGCTTTGGCCACCACCCTGTCAAAGGTCAGTTTGCCCCCTGTCCTAAAAAAGGACCTTACCAAACACGTGGGCTCAAAGACCAAGATCGGCAGCCATGAACCCAACCTGAACATCGCCCGGCGGATTAGGAATGTTAGTGGGACGCGCAGAGGTGAGGTGGAGAAAGAGTCTGGGCTGAAGCCAACGTTACGGCAGCTTATCAGCTCCTCCGGTTCCAGGCGTTGTGTCAACTGGGATCAGGTGTACCAGGAAGTACACAGGAAGAAGCAAGAGCAGGGGAAAGGCTTgcccag GTTTGGTATAGAGATGGTGTCGTTTTACCAGGAGGGCTTGagccaggaggaggagaacatTCCTCTAACTGAAGGGTTTCAATGGGAGACCCTTTTTGACTTCCGGGACTCTGAACCGGCTGTGGCGCCAGTGACACCCCGCAAACGCAGTCTCTCAGAGAGCAGCGTGGCCCCCGACCGCTTGGCCAACCTCTCATATCTGTTTGGGGGTCTGACCAGGGGCCAGGATCAGACGGTGTCAGAGGAAAAGTCAACCGTAGATGGACCGGGAAGGATGAGGAGACGCAGCTCGGAAGAGCAAGGCTCCACGTCCCTCCGAGATGTCCAGCAGCCTAAGGCGGAAGGGACACCGTGTGAGTCCCGAGCACAGAGAAAAGCCAAAGGGCCACTAGCAGAGGAGCCACTAAGGTCCTTGGTCCAGCAGAAGGCCGACTCCATGATGGGGGACAGTAGCTCCGGGAATGAGCATAATGACACCCTGGGAGCAGGGAAGAAGAGGCGAGCGGCCGGGGACGTTACATGCCCAGATGTTCCTAGCtcagagagaaagaataaaAGAATGCGGGTCAAGTCCAAGAAAG AGCGTCTGCAGGTGGACCAGCTCCTGGCTGTATCCTTGAGAGAGGAGGAGCTTTGCCGGTCCCTGCAGGGGATCGATAACGGTCTGATCCAGGCTCGAGCTGCCTTGCAGGCTGCCTATGTGGAGGTTCAGCGCCTCCTGGTGGTCAAACAGCAG GTTTCCATGGAGATGAGCACGCTCAGAAGCAGGCGTATCGAGTTGCTTCAGGGAATGCGAG GAGATTTTGAGATGCCTGCTCCGGATCAGCCAAGAGTGAAAAGCTGTGAAGAGGAGATGCCTTTAGAGGATCGACCCCTAACTGACGCCGGTGCCCAGTGCCCTGACCAGCCCAGCCAGCGTCCTGTCCCACTCTACCTCCCCCCGTGCTCCACgcccccctccctgtccccagGCCACCACACCCAGCCCCAGACGGTCTCGTCGGGTGTGGTTATCAAGCAAGAACCCCTGTCGCCGGGTAAAGTGGGCACCGAGACGGAGGCCCAGTCTGCTGAGAGCCCAGTCCACCACGGTCCTCACAGCACCACCCTGGAGCCCACACCTATGGCCCCTCCCACAg ATTGCGCACAGAGCGGCCAAGCAGACTTTGGGAGATTGGCGCACCAGAGTGCCAGCATGGAGCCCTCTGAGGAGAACAGCCTGGCTGTTGGAGGGTCTGCTGAAT cagGTTCCCCAGACGGGGTCCACTCAGTAGAGAGGGGTGTCCAGGTGACCAGGGGAGACATCTGGGACAGCAAACCTCCACTGGCCCTCCCGTTTAACCCACCTAGCCGCAGAAGCTCCAGAACCGGACCCCCGGACCCTGTAGCCCCCCCCGTCCTCCCGCCACCCCTCCTTCCCCAGGCGGAGGTGAAGACTGTGAAGCGTGTGAGGAAGTTGAAGAAGAAGAGGGCGCTGAGGAAGGCCCAGGGGACGGACCAGCAGCCTGACAACAGCGACACGGAGCTGGAGGCCGAGGCCGCCTCCTCGCGGCCCGCCAGACACCACCGCACCCGTCGGAGAGCCGCTGGAAGCTCCCCGCCCCAGGTCACCACGTCCTGCTCCAACCCCAACCCACCGGGAGCAGccgaggacaggagagaggtcGGGGTAGATGCCCCCAGACCTCCAGGGTCCCCAGCCACCAGACCTGAGGCCACTGGGGATTCTGACTCCCCTCTGGAGATGGTGGAGCTTCCCCAGGCGCCCCCGCTTGAG GTGGTCAACATCGACACCTCAGACCCGGAGGATGACAACATGGAGGTCTGCAGCCTGGCCTCCCCGCCGCCACGTCCGACAGTCCCAGCGCCGGACACACCGGTGTCGTACTCACCGAAGAACAAGCCCCAGAATCTGGCGTGCAACGAGGTTACATCCACCAGCGGGATGGACGTCAGCTCTGTTACCAAGACCTGTGATAG TGACGTCCACTTGCCCCTGTCATCCGCCAAGCAAGCCAAGACATCCTCAG CTGTGTCTCCAGACGTGTCGTCGGAGCCCGGGGAGGAGGAGCTGCTGTCGGAGGGGGCGTTTAAGGGTCATCAGGAGGCGGTTAACGCCATGCAGGTGCACATGGGCCTGCTGTACACCTGCTCTGGAGACCGCACGGTCAGGGCCTTCAACCTAGTG ACCCGTaagtgtgtggctgtgtttgaGGGCCACAGCACCAAGGTCAACTGCCTTTTGGTTTCCTCAGGACCAGGTCTACAACACCGTCTGTACTCCGGCTCCAGTGACCAGACCATACGATGTTACAGCCTTCGG ACCAAGGAATGTGTGGACCAGTTCTCCCTCCCAGACCGGGTTCTCTGCATTCATAACCGCTGGAAGGTTCTATACGCAGGCCTAGCCAATGGTTCTGTGGTCACCTTCAGCCTCAAG ACCAACAAGCAGCTGGATGTGTTCGAGTGTCATGGGCCACGTGCGGTGAGTTGCCTGGCAACGGCACAGGAGGGAGCTCGCAAGATCCTATTGGTTGGCTCCTACGACAGCACCATCAGCGTCAGGGACGCGAAGAGCGGTCTCCTGCTCCGCACCCTGGAGGGCCACAGCAAGACCGTCCTCTGCATGAAGGTGGTCAACGACCTGGTCTTCAGTGGTTCTAGCGACCAGTTGGTCCATGCACACAATATCCAT ACTGGCGAGCTGGTGCGGGTCTATAAGGGCCATAGCCACGCTGTGACGGTAGTGGCCATCCTCGGCAAGGTGATGGTTACCGCCTGCCTGGACAAGCTGGTCAGAGTCTACGAACTACAG ACACACGATCGCCTGCAGGTGTATGGTGGACACAGCGACATGGTGATGTGCATGGCCATCCACAAGAGCATG ATCTACACCGGTTGCTATGACGGCAGCGTGCAGGCGGTCAAACTGAACCTGATGCAGAACCACCGCTGCTGG TGGCATGGCTGTTCTCTGATCTTCGGATTGTTGGAGCACCTACAGCAGCACCTTTTACAAGACCACGCCTCTCCCAACACACAGACCTTCAAATGTCGATGGAAGAACTGCAACGAGTTGTTCGCTACCCGCAACGGCTCCAAACAG GGGGCGCCCAAGCACATGCTGCAACACACAGAGGAGGAGTGCCTGGCGGAGCTGACCAACTAA